The following coding sequences are from one Anabas testudineus chromosome 16, fAnaTes1.2, whole genome shotgun sequence window:
- the pbxip1b gene encoding pre-B-cell leukemia homeobox interacting protein 1b isoform X2, translating to MSGGSSANNSWTILTPEETVAETLRPLAEGTEHHEETIISTAGPGADQPAERSPVEGQVVSEEAAAQLSGDSSPEQHISGPTTVTDASVPTSLDVCDALSHSEGLPEGLTQSSPDPDSFSDSYTHISTSPDETPVSLLSTDTLEGGEFRQDEERLTEEGTLHLQNGEELQQEGKGSDLSTRTTDLGKQADSPVDSEVGEEKTEEQGEPEVRRRSRLAALERIGRTEEEEEADEEFRLPRREEDSGFSVNKCILGAVILLGLGTIFLSGLFTDLDEDSDYGTRELKDSEVPVKQEWLNPDVPPAPVDADSTEILNKLAEGNQQISVLQAQLQAQKEELKVARGQAAVGEKERLQLEELEKENSRLKTEMASFSVLRKENERMKRELESVSALQKELETLRSTETELKLSPASEATEASVKPTTSPPSGQTEDTKQGTAGTTEKQARKPGEEQKEKQKDRKRDKYDTGEKKDWKEIEKSEWKEGQKRDRKEVGKTERKTGKHEQGKFDKKQDKEGKQKNHNDETKQWKEKEKASRGDEGKPWKTREGKKEWIEKSERQELQEEKEWKKAKHKVYEGKQLRDKEEKKDWKGGNDYKVKHRGNEEWKGGKEWKKVKDGSKESGKEKWEKKDWKEKGEKKEWKTKNQDKEGKVKGERKQWQDSEHHGKERREKNERKQWSEKEWKSKNAKDDKEWKWKGERKQWEKREEEEEWKRGREKEKRQGGWKKQQKDEHKFTGNKHHDHNEEHVWGDRKPPHTHRRPSLEQPEYWVQQRDRLHHNHKPPQHCSSLETCAQAEGLSPVPLPEFEAILQNYLAKAEETGVEAAVTEELKKLTTEFFKGGVFVHDQMSFQDFVEDVSDILEHMVEGDEDEEEEEDSAIEEEMEEFEREVLKKFSAAQAGEKEERIKGEWRKESGRGRG from the exons ATGTCTGGTGGCAGCAGTGCTAACAACAGCTGGACCATCCTCACTCCTGAG GAGACTGTTGCTGAAACCCTGAGGCCTCTGGCAGAGGGGACAGAACACCATGAGGAAACCATTATATCTACAGCAG GCCCTGGGGCAGACCAGCCTGCTGAGAGGTCCCCTGTGGAGGGTCAAGTG GTatcagaagaagcagcagcacagctaaGTGGAGACTCAAGCCCAGAGCAACACATCTCTGGACCTACCACTGTCACTGATGCTTCTGTTCCCACCTCTTTGGACGTCTGTGATGCACTCAGCCACTCAGAGGGCCTTCCTGAGGGCCTGACACAATCTAGTCCTGACCCTGATTCATTCTCTGACTCTTACACCCACATAAGCACCTCTCCTGATGAAACCCCAGTCTCGCTGCTGAGCACAGATACTCTGGAAGGCGGGGAGTTTAGGCAGGACGAAGAGAGACTCACAGAGGAAGGAACACTTCATTTGCAAAATGGAGAGGAGCTACAACAGGAAGGGAAGGGGTCAGACCTGTCTACAAGGACAACTGACTTAGGGAAACAGGCAG ACTCCCCTGTGGATTCTGAAGTGGGTgaggagaagacagaagagCAGGGAGAGccagaggtgaggaggaggtcTCGCTTAGCAGCTCTGGAGCGGATCGgaaggacagaggaggaagaagaagcagatgAAGAGTTTCGGCTGCCAAGGCGAGAGGAAGACAGTGGGTTCTCTGTGAACAAGTGCATTCTGGGTGCTGTGATTCTGTTGGGCCTCGGCACAATCTTTTTATCAG GTTTGTTCACGGACCTGGATGAGG ACAGTGACTATGGTACAAGGGAGCTGAAAGATTCAGAAGTACCAGTTAAACAG GAGTGGCTTAATCCAGATGTTCCTCCAGCCCCAGTAGACGCTGACAGTACAGAGATACTAAATAAGTTAGCTGAAGGGAACCAGCAGATTTCAGTGCTACAAGCCCAACTTCAG gCACAGAAAGAAGAACTAAAAGTAGCCAGGGGACAGGCAGCAGTGGGAGAAAAGGAGCGGCTGCAACTGGAGGAATTGGAGAAGGAAAACAGTAGGTTGAAGACAGAGATGGcatctttctctgtccttcgTAAAGAAAAcgagaggatgaagagagagCTGGAGTCTGTCTCGGCCCTACAGAAAGAACTAGAAACACTGAGATCCACTGAGACTGAATTAAAACTCTCTCCAG ccAGTGAAGCAACTGAAGCATCTGTGAAGCCCACAACATCCCCCCCAAGTGGCCAGACAGAGGACACCAAGCAGGGGACTGCTGGAACTACTGAAAAACAAGCAAGGAAACCAGGGGAAGAACAgaaggaaaagcagaaagatAGAAAGAGGGATAAGTATGACACTGGTGAGAAGAAGGACTGGAAAGAGATAGAAAAATCTGAATGGAAAGAAGGACAGAAAAGGGATCGCAAAGAGGTAGGTAAAActgaaaggaaaacaggaaaacacgAGCAGGGAAAGTTTGACAAGAAGCAAGATAAGGAAGGTAAGCAGAAGAATCACAATGATGAGACAAAACAgtggaaggagaaagaaaaagccagCAGAGGTGATGAAGGAAAGCCATGGAAGACTAGGGAAGGGAAGAAAGAATGGATTGAGAAAAGTGAAAGACAGGAACTGCAGGAGGAAAAAGAGTGGAAAAAGGCAAAGCACAAAGTGTATGAAGGCAAACAATTGAGGGataaggaggagaaaaaggattGGAAAGGAGGAAATGACTATAAAGTGAAGCACAGAGGCAATGAGGAATGGAAGGGAGGAAAGGAGTGGAAGAAAGTGAAAGATGGCTCAAAGGAAAGTGGCAAAGAGAAATGGGAGAAAAAAGATtggaaggagaaaggagagaagaaagagtgGAAGACCAAAAATCAGGATAAAGAAGGGAAAGTAAAGGGTGAAAGGAAACAGTGGCAGGACAGTGAGCATCATgggaaagaaaggagggagaagaaTGAGAGGAAGCAATGGAGTGAAAAAGAGTGGAAGAGTAAAAATGCAAAAGATGACAAGGAATGGAAGTGGAAGGGTGAGAGGAAACAgtgggaaaagagagaagaagaagaagaatggaaGAGgggtagagagaaagagaaaagacaaggagggtggaaaaaacagcaaaaagatgAGCACAAATTTACTGGTAATAAGCATCATGACCACAATGAAGAGCATGTGTGGGGAGACAGGAAGCCTCCTCACACACACCGCAGACCCTCCCTGGAACAACCGGAGTACTGGGTCCAGCAGAGAGACCGCCTCCATCACAACCACAAACCACCACAGCACTGCAGCTCACTGGAGACCTGCGCTCAGGCTGAGGGGCTGTCCCCTGTTCCCTTACCTGAGTTCGAGGCGATTCTCCAAAATTACTTGGCCAAGGCAGAAGAGACCGGAGTGGAGGCTGCTGTCACAGAGGAGCTCAAGAAGCTAACCACCGAGTTTTTCAAAGGTGGAGTATTTGTCCATGACCAGATGAGTTTTCAGGATTTTGTGGAGGATGTTAGTGATATTTTGGAACACATGGTGGAAggagatgaggatgaagaggaggaggaggatagTGCCATAGAGGAAGAAATGGAGGAGTTTGAAAGAGAAGTCCTGAAAAAGTTTTCAGCAGCACAAgctggagagaaggaggagagaatcAAAGGCGAGTGGAGGAAGGAGAGCGGGCGAGGACGTGGCTGA
- the pbxip1b gene encoding pre-B-cell leukemia homeobox interacting protein 1b isoform X4, giving the protein MSGGSSANNSWTILTPEETVAETLRPLAEGTEHHEETIISTAGPGADQPAERSPVEGQVVSEEAAAQLSGDSSPEQHISGPTTVTDASVPTSLDVCDALSHSEGLPEGLTQSSPDPDSFSDSYTHISTSPDETPVSLLSTDTLEGGEFRQDEERLTEEGTLHLQNGEELQQEGKGSDLSTRTTDLGKQADSPVDSEVGEEKTEEQGEPEVRRRSRLAALERIGRTEEEEEADEEFRLPRREEDSGFSVNKCILGAVILLGLGTIFLSGLFTDLDEDSDYGTRELKDSEVPVKQEWLNPDVPPAPVDADSTEILNKLAEGNQQISVLQAQLQAQKEELKVARGQAAVGEKERLQLEELEKENTASEATEASVKPTTSPPSGQTEDTKQGTAGTTEKQARKPGEEQKEKQKDRKRDKYDTGEKKDWKEIEKSEWKEGQKRDRKEVGKTERKTGKHEQGKFDKKQDKEGKQKNHNDETKQWKEKEKASRGDEGKPWKTREGKKEWIEKSERQELQEEKEWKKAKHKVYEGKQLRDKEEKKDWKGGNDYKVKHRGNEEWKGGKEWKKVKDGSKESGKEKWEKKDWKEKGEKKEWKTKNQDKEGKVKGERKQWQDSEHHGKERREKNERKQWSEKEWKSKNAKDDKEWKWKGERKQWEKREEEEEWKRGREKEKRQGGWKKQQKDEHKFTGNKHHDHNEEHVWGDRKPPHTHRRPSLEQPEYWVQQRDRLHHNHKPPQHCSSLETCAQAEGLSPVPLPEFEAILQNYLAKAEETGVEAAVTEELKKLTTEFFKGGVFVHDQMSFQDFVEDVSDILEHMVEGDEDEEEEEDSAIEEEMEEFEREVLKKFSAAQAGEKEERIKGEWRKESGRGRG; this is encoded by the exons ATGTCTGGTGGCAGCAGTGCTAACAACAGCTGGACCATCCTCACTCCTGAG GAGACTGTTGCTGAAACCCTGAGGCCTCTGGCAGAGGGGACAGAACACCATGAGGAAACCATTATATCTACAGCAG GCCCTGGGGCAGACCAGCCTGCTGAGAGGTCCCCTGTGGAGGGTCAAGTG GTatcagaagaagcagcagcacagctaaGTGGAGACTCAAGCCCAGAGCAACACATCTCTGGACCTACCACTGTCACTGATGCTTCTGTTCCCACCTCTTTGGACGTCTGTGATGCACTCAGCCACTCAGAGGGCCTTCCTGAGGGCCTGACACAATCTAGTCCTGACCCTGATTCATTCTCTGACTCTTACACCCACATAAGCACCTCTCCTGATGAAACCCCAGTCTCGCTGCTGAGCACAGATACTCTGGAAGGCGGGGAGTTTAGGCAGGACGAAGAGAGACTCACAGAGGAAGGAACACTTCATTTGCAAAATGGAGAGGAGCTACAACAGGAAGGGAAGGGGTCAGACCTGTCTACAAGGACAACTGACTTAGGGAAACAGGCAG ACTCCCCTGTGGATTCTGAAGTGGGTgaggagaagacagaagagCAGGGAGAGccagaggtgaggaggaggtcTCGCTTAGCAGCTCTGGAGCGGATCGgaaggacagaggaggaagaagaagcagatgAAGAGTTTCGGCTGCCAAGGCGAGAGGAAGACAGTGGGTTCTCTGTGAACAAGTGCATTCTGGGTGCTGTGATTCTGTTGGGCCTCGGCACAATCTTTTTATCAG GTTTGTTCACGGACCTGGATGAGG ACAGTGACTATGGTACAAGGGAGCTGAAAGATTCAGAAGTACCAGTTAAACAG GAGTGGCTTAATCCAGATGTTCCTCCAGCCCCAGTAGACGCTGACAGTACAGAGATACTAAATAAGTTAGCTGAAGGGAACCAGCAGATTTCAGTGCTACAAGCCCAACTTCAG gCACAGAAAGAAGAACTAAAAGTAGCCAGGGGACAGGCAGCAGTGGGAGAAAAGGAGCGGCTGCAACTGGAGGAATTGGAGAAGGAAAACA cagccAGTGAAGCAACTGAAGCATCTGTGAAGCCCACAACATCCCCCCCAAGTGGCCAGACAGAGGACACCAAGCAGGGGACTGCTGGAACTACTGAAAAACAAGCAAGGAAACCAGGGGAAGAACAgaaggaaaagcagaaagatAGAAAGAGGGATAAGTATGACACTGGTGAGAAGAAGGACTGGAAAGAGATAGAAAAATCTGAATGGAAAGAAGGACAGAAAAGGGATCGCAAAGAGGTAGGTAAAActgaaaggaaaacaggaaaacacgAGCAGGGAAAGTTTGACAAGAAGCAAGATAAGGAAGGTAAGCAGAAGAATCACAATGATGAGACAAAACAgtggaaggagaaagaaaaagccagCAGAGGTGATGAAGGAAAGCCATGGAAGACTAGGGAAGGGAAGAAAGAATGGATTGAGAAAAGTGAAAGACAGGAACTGCAGGAGGAAAAAGAGTGGAAAAAGGCAAAGCACAAAGTGTATGAAGGCAAACAATTGAGGGataaggaggagaaaaaggattGGAAAGGAGGAAATGACTATAAAGTGAAGCACAGAGGCAATGAGGAATGGAAGGGAGGAAAGGAGTGGAAGAAAGTGAAAGATGGCTCAAAGGAAAGTGGCAAAGAGAAATGGGAGAAAAAAGATtggaaggagaaaggagagaagaaagagtgGAAGACCAAAAATCAGGATAAAGAAGGGAAAGTAAAGGGTGAAAGGAAACAGTGGCAGGACAGTGAGCATCATgggaaagaaaggagggagaagaaTGAGAGGAAGCAATGGAGTGAAAAAGAGTGGAAGAGTAAAAATGCAAAAGATGACAAGGAATGGAAGTGGAAGGGTGAGAGGAAACAgtgggaaaagagagaagaagaagaagaatggaaGAGgggtagagagaaagagaaaagacaaggagggtggaaaaaacagcaaaaagatgAGCACAAATTTACTGGTAATAAGCATCATGACCACAATGAAGAGCATGTGTGGGGAGACAGGAAGCCTCCTCACACACACCGCAGACCCTCCCTGGAACAACCGGAGTACTGGGTCCAGCAGAGAGACCGCCTCCATCACAACCACAAACCACCACAGCACTGCAGCTCACTGGAGACCTGCGCTCAGGCTGAGGGGCTGTCCCCTGTTCCCTTACCTGAGTTCGAGGCGATTCTCCAAAATTACTTGGCCAAGGCAGAAGAGACCGGAGTGGAGGCTGCTGTCACAGAGGAGCTCAAGAAGCTAACCACCGAGTTTTTCAAAGGTGGAGTATTTGTCCATGACCAGATGAGTTTTCAGGATTTTGTGGAGGATGTTAGTGATATTTTGGAACACATGGTGGAAggagatgaggatgaagaggaggaggaggatagTGCCATAGAGGAAGAAATGGAGGAGTTTGAAAGAGAAGTCCTGAAAAAGTTTTCAGCAGCACAAgctggagagaaggaggagagaatcAAAGGCGAGTGGAGGAAGGAGAGCGGGCGAGGACGTGGCTGA
- the pbxip1b gene encoding pre-B-cell leukemia homeobox interacting protein 1b isoform X5, with amino-acid sequence MSGGSSANNSWTILTPEETVAETLRPLAEGTEHHEETIISTAGPGADQPAERSPVEGQVVSEEAAAQLSGDSSPEQHISGPTTVTDASVPTSLDVCDALSHSEGLPEGLTQSSPDPDSFSDSYTHISTSPDETPVSLLSTDTLEGGEFRQDEERLTEEGTLHLQNGEELQQEGKGSDLSTRTTDLGKQADSPVDSEVGEEKTEEQGEPEVRRRSRLAALERIGRTEEEEEADEEFRLPRREEDSGFSVNKCILGAVILLGLGTIFLSGLFTDLDEDSDYGTRELKDSEVPVKQEWLNPDVPPAPVDADSTEILNKLAEGNQQISVLQAQLQAQKEELKVARGQAAVGEKERLQLEELEKENTSEATEASVKPTTSPPSGQTEDTKQGTAGTTEKQARKPGEEQKEKQKDRKRDKYDTGEKKDWKEIEKSEWKEGQKRDRKEVGKTERKTGKHEQGKFDKKQDKEGKQKNHNDETKQWKEKEKASRGDEGKPWKTREGKKEWIEKSERQELQEEKEWKKAKHKVYEGKQLRDKEEKKDWKGGNDYKVKHRGNEEWKGGKEWKKVKDGSKESGKEKWEKKDWKEKGEKKEWKTKNQDKEGKVKGERKQWQDSEHHGKERREKNERKQWSEKEWKSKNAKDDKEWKWKGERKQWEKREEEEEWKRGREKEKRQGGWKKQQKDEHKFTGNKHHDHNEEHVWGDRKPPHTHRRPSLEQPEYWVQQRDRLHHNHKPPQHCSSLETCAQAEGLSPVPLPEFEAILQNYLAKAEETGVEAAVTEELKKLTTEFFKGGVFVHDQMSFQDFVEDVSDILEHMVEGDEDEEEEEDSAIEEEMEEFEREVLKKFSAAQAGEKEERIKGEWRKESGRGRG; translated from the exons ATGTCTGGTGGCAGCAGTGCTAACAACAGCTGGACCATCCTCACTCCTGAG GAGACTGTTGCTGAAACCCTGAGGCCTCTGGCAGAGGGGACAGAACACCATGAGGAAACCATTATATCTACAGCAG GCCCTGGGGCAGACCAGCCTGCTGAGAGGTCCCCTGTGGAGGGTCAAGTG GTatcagaagaagcagcagcacagctaaGTGGAGACTCAAGCCCAGAGCAACACATCTCTGGACCTACCACTGTCACTGATGCTTCTGTTCCCACCTCTTTGGACGTCTGTGATGCACTCAGCCACTCAGAGGGCCTTCCTGAGGGCCTGACACAATCTAGTCCTGACCCTGATTCATTCTCTGACTCTTACACCCACATAAGCACCTCTCCTGATGAAACCCCAGTCTCGCTGCTGAGCACAGATACTCTGGAAGGCGGGGAGTTTAGGCAGGACGAAGAGAGACTCACAGAGGAAGGAACACTTCATTTGCAAAATGGAGAGGAGCTACAACAGGAAGGGAAGGGGTCAGACCTGTCTACAAGGACAACTGACTTAGGGAAACAGGCAG ACTCCCCTGTGGATTCTGAAGTGGGTgaggagaagacagaagagCAGGGAGAGccagaggtgaggaggaggtcTCGCTTAGCAGCTCTGGAGCGGATCGgaaggacagaggaggaagaagaagcagatgAAGAGTTTCGGCTGCCAAGGCGAGAGGAAGACAGTGGGTTCTCTGTGAACAAGTGCATTCTGGGTGCTGTGATTCTGTTGGGCCTCGGCACAATCTTTTTATCAG GTTTGTTCACGGACCTGGATGAGG ACAGTGACTATGGTACAAGGGAGCTGAAAGATTCAGAAGTACCAGTTAAACAG GAGTGGCTTAATCCAGATGTTCCTCCAGCCCCAGTAGACGCTGACAGTACAGAGATACTAAATAAGTTAGCTGAAGGGAACCAGCAGATTTCAGTGCTACAAGCCCAACTTCAG gCACAGAAAGAAGAACTAAAAGTAGCCAGGGGACAGGCAGCAGTGGGAGAAAAGGAGCGGCTGCAACTGGAGGAATTGGAGAAGGAAAACA ccAGTGAAGCAACTGAAGCATCTGTGAAGCCCACAACATCCCCCCCAAGTGGCCAGACAGAGGACACCAAGCAGGGGACTGCTGGAACTACTGAAAAACAAGCAAGGAAACCAGGGGAAGAACAgaaggaaaagcagaaagatAGAAAGAGGGATAAGTATGACACTGGTGAGAAGAAGGACTGGAAAGAGATAGAAAAATCTGAATGGAAAGAAGGACAGAAAAGGGATCGCAAAGAGGTAGGTAAAActgaaaggaaaacaggaaaacacgAGCAGGGAAAGTTTGACAAGAAGCAAGATAAGGAAGGTAAGCAGAAGAATCACAATGATGAGACAAAACAgtggaaggagaaagaaaaagccagCAGAGGTGATGAAGGAAAGCCATGGAAGACTAGGGAAGGGAAGAAAGAATGGATTGAGAAAAGTGAAAGACAGGAACTGCAGGAGGAAAAAGAGTGGAAAAAGGCAAAGCACAAAGTGTATGAAGGCAAACAATTGAGGGataaggaggagaaaaaggattGGAAAGGAGGAAATGACTATAAAGTGAAGCACAGAGGCAATGAGGAATGGAAGGGAGGAAAGGAGTGGAAGAAAGTGAAAGATGGCTCAAAGGAAAGTGGCAAAGAGAAATGGGAGAAAAAAGATtggaaggagaaaggagagaagaaagagtgGAAGACCAAAAATCAGGATAAAGAAGGGAAAGTAAAGGGTGAAAGGAAACAGTGGCAGGACAGTGAGCATCATgggaaagaaaggagggagaagaaTGAGAGGAAGCAATGGAGTGAAAAAGAGTGGAAGAGTAAAAATGCAAAAGATGACAAGGAATGGAAGTGGAAGGGTGAGAGGAAACAgtgggaaaagagagaagaagaagaagaatggaaGAGgggtagagagaaagagaaaagacaaggagggtggaaaaaacagcaaaaagatgAGCACAAATTTACTGGTAATAAGCATCATGACCACAATGAAGAGCATGTGTGGGGAGACAGGAAGCCTCCTCACACACACCGCAGACCCTCCCTGGAACAACCGGAGTACTGGGTCCAGCAGAGAGACCGCCTCCATCACAACCACAAACCACCACAGCACTGCAGCTCACTGGAGACCTGCGCTCAGGCTGAGGGGCTGTCCCCTGTTCCCTTACCTGAGTTCGAGGCGATTCTCCAAAATTACTTGGCCAAGGCAGAAGAGACCGGAGTGGAGGCTGCTGTCACAGAGGAGCTCAAGAAGCTAACCACCGAGTTTTTCAAAGGTGGAGTATTTGTCCATGACCAGATGAGTTTTCAGGATTTTGTGGAGGATGTTAGTGATATTTTGGAACACATGGTGGAAggagatgaggatgaagaggaggaggaggatagTGCCATAGAGGAAGAAATGGAGGAGTTTGAAAGAGAAGTCCTGAAAAAGTTTTCAGCAGCACAAgctggagagaaggaggagagaatcAAAGGCGAGTGGAGGAAGGAGAGCGGGCGAGGACGTGGCTGA
- the pbxip1b gene encoding pre-B-cell leukemia homeobox interacting protein 1b isoform X1: MSGGSSANNSWTILTPEETVAETLRPLAEGTEHHEETIISTAGPGADQPAERSPVEGQVVSEEAAAQLSGDSSPEQHISGPTTVTDASVPTSLDVCDALSHSEGLPEGLTQSSPDPDSFSDSYTHISTSPDETPVSLLSTDTLEGGEFRQDEERLTEEGTLHLQNGEELQQEGKGSDLSTRTTDLGKQADSPVDSEVGEEKTEEQGEPEVRRRSRLAALERIGRTEEEEEADEEFRLPRREEDSGFSVNKCILGAVILLGLGTIFLSGLFTDLDEDSDYGTRELKDSEVPVKQEWLNPDVPPAPVDADSTEILNKLAEGNQQISVLQAQLQAQKEELKVARGQAAVGEKERLQLEELEKENSRLKTEMASFSVLRKENERMKRELESVSALQKELETLRSTETELKLSPAASEATEASVKPTTSPPSGQTEDTKQGTAGTTEKQARKPGEEQKEKQKDRKRDKYDTGEKKDWKEIEKSEWKEGQKRDRKEVGKTERKTGKHEQGKFDKKQDKEGKQKNHNDETKQWKEKEKASRGDEGKPWKTREGKKEWIEKSERQELQEEKEWKKAKHKVYEGKQLRDKEEKKDWKGGNDYKVKHRGNEEWKGGKEWKKVKDGSKESGKEKWEKKDWKEKGEKKEWKTKNQDKEGKVKGERKQWQDSEHHGKERREKNERKQWSEKEWKSKNAKDDKEWKWKGERKQWEKREEEEEWKRGREKEKRQGGWKKQQKDEHKFTGNKHHDHNEEHVWGDRKPPHTHRRPSLEQPEYWVQQRDRLHHNHKPPQHCSSLETCAQAEGLSPVPLPEFEAILQNYLAKAEETGVEAAVTEELKKLTTEFFKGGVFVHDQMSFQDFVEDVSDILEHMVEGDEDEEEEEDSAIEEEMEEFEREVLKKFSAAQAGEKEERIKGEWRKESGRGRG, from the exons ATGTCTGGTGGCAGCAGTGCTAACAACAGCTGGACCATCCTCACTCCTGAG GAGACTGTTGCTGAAACCCTGAGGCCTCTGGCAGAGGGGACAGAACACCATGAGGAAACCATTATATCTACAGCAG GCCCTGGGGCAGACCAGCCTGCTGAGAGGTCCCCTGTGGAGGGTCAAGTG GTatcagaagaagcagcagcacagctaaGTGGAGACTCAAGCCCAGAGCAACACATCTCTGGACCTACCACTGTCACTGATGCTTCTGTTCCCACCTCTTTGGACGTCTGTGATGCACTCAGCCACTCAGAGGGCCTTCCTGAGGGCCTGACACAATCTAGTCCTGACCCTGATTCATTCTCTGACTCTTACACCCACATAAGCACCTCTCCTGATGAAACCCCAGTCTCGCTGCTGAGCACAGATACTCTGGAAGGCGGGGAGTTTAGGCAGGACGAAGAGAGACTCACAGAGGAAGGAACACTTCATTTGCAAAATGGAGAGGAGCTACAACAGGAAGGGAAGGGGTCAGACCTGTCTACAAGGACAACTGACTTAGGGAAACAGGCAG ACTCCCCTGTGGATTCTGAAGTGGGTgaggagaagacagaagagCAGGGAGAGccagaggtgaggaggaggtcTCGCTTAGCAGCTCTGGAGCGGATCGgaaggacagaggaggaagaagaagcagatgAAGAGTTTCGGCTGCCAAGGCGAGAGGAAGACAGTGGGTTCTCTGTGAACAAGTGCATTCTGGGTGCTGTGATTCTGTTGGGCCTCGGCACAATCTTTTTATCAG GTTTGTTCACGGACCTGGATGAGG ACAGTGACTATGGTACAAGGGAGCTGAAAGATTCAGAAGTACCAGTTAAACAG GAGTGGCTTAATCCAGATGTTCCTCCAGCCCCAGTAGACGCTGACAGTACAGAGATACTAAATAAGTTAGCTGAAGGGAACCAGCAGATTTCAGTGCTACAAGCCCAACTTCAG gCACAGAAAGAAGAACTAAAAGTAGCCAGGGGACAGGCAGCAGTGGGAGAAAAGGAGCGGCTGCAACTGGAGGAATTGGAGAAGGAAAACAGTAGGTTGAAGACAGAGATGGcatctttctctgtccttcgTAAAGAAAAcgagaggatgaagagagagCTGGAGTCTGTCTCGGCCCTACAGAAAGAACTAGAAACACTGAGATCCACTGAGACTGAATTAAAACTCTCTCCAG cagccAGTGAAGCAACTGAAGCATCTGTGAAGCCCACAACATCCCCCCCAAGTGGCCAGACAGAGGACACCAAGCAGGGGACTGCTGGAACTACTGAAAAACAAGCAAGGAAACCAGGGGAAGAACAgaaggaaaagcagaaagatAGAAAGAGGGATAAGTATGACACTGGTGAGAAGAAGGACTGGAAAGAGATAGAAAAATCTGAATGGAAAGAAGGACAGAAAAGGGATCGCAAAGAGGTAGGTAAAActgaaaggaaaacaggaaaacacgAGCAGGGAAAGTTTGACAAGAAGCAAGATAAGGAAGGTAAGCAGAAGAATCACAATGATGAGACAAAACAgtggaaggagaaagaaaaagccagCAGAGGTGATGAAGGAAAGCCATGGAAGACTAGGGAAGGGAAGAAAGAATGGATTGAGAAAAGTGAAAGACAGGAACTGCAGGAGGAAAAAGAGTGGAAAAAGGCAAAGCACAAAGTGTATGAAGGCAAACAATTGAGGGataaggaggagaaaaaggattGGAAAGGAGGAAATGACTATAAAGTGAAGCACAGAGGCAATGAGGAATGGAAGGGAGGAAAGGAGTGGAAGAAAGTGAAAGATGGCTCAAAGGAAAGTGGCAAAGAGAAATGGGAGAAAAAAGATtggaaggagaaaggagagaagaaagagtgGAAGACCAAAAATCAGGATAAAGAAGGGAAAGTAAAGGGTGAAAGGAAACAGTGGCAGGACAGTGAGCATCATgggaaagaaaggagggagaagaaTGAGAGGAAGCAATGGAGTGAAAAAGAGTGGAAGAGTAAAAATGCAAAAGATGACAAGGAATGGAAGTGGAAGGGTGAGAGGAAACAgtgggaaaagagagaagaagaagaagaatggaaGAGgggtagagagaaagagaaaagacaaggagggtggaaaaaacagcaaaaagatgAGCACAAATTTACTGGTAATAAGCATCATGACCACAATGAAGAGCATGTGTGGGGAGACAGGAAGCCTCCTCACACACACCGCAGACCCTCCCTGGAACAACCGGAGTACTGGGTCCAGCAGAGAGACCGCCTCCATCACAACCACAAACCACCACAGCACTGCAGCTCACTGGAGACCTGCGCTCAGGCTGAGGGGCTGTCCCCTGTTCCCTTACCTGAGTTCGAGGCGATTCTCCAAAATTACTTGGCCAAGGCAGAAGAGACCGGAGTGGAGGCTGCTGTCACAGAGGAGCTCAAGAAGCTAACCACCGAGTTTTTCAAAGGTGGAGTATTTGTCCATGACCAGATGAGTTTTCAGGATTTTGTGGAGGATGTTAGTGATATTTTGGAACACATGGTGGAAggagatgaggatgaagaggaggaggaggatagTGCCATAGAGGAAGAAATGGAGGAGTTTGAAAGAGAAGTCCTGAAAAAGTTTTCAGCAGCACAAgctggagagaaggaggagagaatcAAAGGCGAGTGGAGGAAGGAGAGCGGGCGAGGACGTGGCTGA